A single region of the Sulfolobales archaeon genome encodes:
- a CDS encoding aldehyde dehydrogenase family protein, with translation MEVIGPIIDGITINRDQRYITLNPADTRERVSMVSVATIDDVRHAFDSAYEAFDRWSKLPPHERARILYRAADLFEASLDEMARIITREMGKTLAESRAEAERVPWILRFYAGLILRQSGRTIPSQVSNGLILAQREPLGVVSVITPWNFPIAIPAWKIVPAIAAGNTVVFKPASLTPTIAYKFVEILYKAGLPKGVVNMVIGSGSTVGREMLVNKHVKAISFTGSHEVGLEVHKVVGGLDRFVRLQLELGGKNAVVVAEDARIDEAVEIIVRGAYSLAGQACTATSRVIAHESIYQKLVEALRERVSRIRVGNGLDPNTDMGPLSSMDQKRKVLSYIEIGRKEGATLVHGGRALEDGIYQYGYYVEPTIFKDCAKDQRIFQDEIFGPVLCITPYRDLDEAVDLVNSVKYGLVAGIISRDIGKIMRLSRELKVGLIRVNRQTVGVEFQAPFGGVKASGNDVYKEQGEEALDFYTRIKTIYLHW, from the coding sequence TTGGAGGTTATTGGCCCTATAATAGATGGTATAACAATCAATAGGGATCAGAGATACATCACCCTAAACCCTGCAGATACCAGGGAGAGGGTTTCCATGGTATCAGTGGCCACCATAGACGATGTTAGACACGCGTTTGACTCGGCCTATGAGGCCTTTGATAGGTGGAGTAAGCTGCCACCCCATGAGAGGGCTAGGATTCTCTATAGAGCTGCGGATCTGTTTGAGGCTTCTCTAGATGAGATGGCTAGAATCATAACTAGGGAGATGGGTAAGACTCTGGCTGAGAGTAGGGCTGAGGCTGAGAGGGTTCCATGGATTTTGAGGTTCTATGCTGGGTTGATCCTGAGGCAGTCAGGTAGAACTATTCCTTCCCAGGTTAGCAATGGATTGATACTGGCTCAGAGAGAGCCTCTGGGGGTTGTGAGTGTTATAACACCGTGGAACTTCCCAATAGCGATCCCGGCTTGGAAGATTGTGCCTGCGATTGCTGCTGGGAACACCGTGGTTTTCAAGCCAGCCTCTCTAACACCTACGATCGCGTATAAGTTCGTTGAGATCCTCTATAAGGCGGGGCTTCCAAAGGGTGTTGTGAACATGGTTATAGGATCTGGAAGCACTGTTGGGAGGGAGATGCTTGTAAATAAGCATGTTAAGGCGATATCCTTTACAGGATCCCATGAGGTTGGGCTGGAGGTTCACAAGGTTGTTGGGGGTCTAGATAGGTTTGTAAGGCTACAGCTAGAGCTTGGGGGCAAAAACGCTGTAGTGGTTGCCGAGGATGCTAGGATAGATGAGGCTGTGGAGATCATAGTGAGGGGTGCCTACAGCCTTGCAGGCCAGGCATGCACAGCAACAAGCAGGGTTATAGCGCATGAGAGCATATATCAGAAGCTGGTGGAGGCCCTTAGAGAGAGGGTTAGCAGGATAAGGGTTGGGAATGGTCTCGATCCAAATACCGATATGGGGCCCCTATCAAGCATGGATCAGAAGAGGAAGGTGTTATCATACATAGAGATAGGGAGGAAAGAGGGGGCAACACTTGTACATGGTGGGAGAGCTCTTGAAGATGGTATATATCAATATGGCTACTATGTGGAGCCAACCATTTTCAAGGACTGTGCAAAGGATCAGAGGATATTCCAGGATGAGATCTTCGGCCCTGTTCTCTGTATAACGCCATATAGAGATCTTGATGAGGCTGTTGATCTTGTGAATAGCGTTAAATACGGCCTCGTAGCAGGGATCATATCGAGGGATATTGGGAAGATAATGAGGCTCTCGAGAGAGCTAAAGGTAGGGTTGATCAGGGTTAATAGACAGACAGTTGGTGTGGAGTTCCAAGCACCCTTCGGAGGGGTTAAGGCATCTG
- a CDS encoding zinc-binding dehydrogenase translates to MSIAPYRAAVIYKHREPMKIERIEPPEAKGEQVLIRMAGCGLCHTDLHIWLGELQGLPEKLPAVLGHEPSGYVAAKGELVPDYIKIGMPVLVQGGYYVEEDIYTLKGANQLARKRAQSWTGAYGLYGGCYSEYFIVPSYRYLVSAEGLEDLPAAAVLTDAGLTPYRAVKRTLSIAREYAEADDFIVVPGVGGLGSFGVQYINILAPHLNVIAVDVRDEALELGNKVAKIYASINAKKENPVDAIKKIVGSRKVIAIVDFVGTETTISTYIGLLSPGGVYTVVGLGGVKGSFPIQDLVVNEITIQGSLWGSIADLREVVALAKKKMINYRDPVTRRWRLEEINEALEYMHKNLHIGRMLITP, encoded by the coding sequence ATGAGCATAGCTCCATATAGAGCTGCTGTTATCTATAAGCATAGAGAACCCATGAAGATAGAGAGAATCGAGCCCCCAGAGGCCAAAGGGGAGCAGGTCCTCATAAGGATGGCAGGATGCGGCCTATGCCACACAGATCTCCACATATGGTTAGGCGAACTACAGGGGCTTCCTGAAAAGCTACCAGCTGTCCTTGGGCACGAGCCCTCGGGATATGTTGCAGCAAAGGGAGAGCTGGTGCCAGACTATATAAAGATCGGTATGCCTGTATTAGTTCAAGGCGGGTACTATGTAGAAGAAGACATATATACCCTTAAAGGGGCTAACCAGCTAGCTAGAAAAAGAGCCCAGAGCTGGACAGGAGCCTATGGTCTCTATGGCGGGTGCTACTCAGAGTACTTCATAGTCCCCAGCTACAGGTACTTGGTAAGCGCCGAAGGCCTCGAGGATCTCCCAGCAGCAGCTGTTTTAACAGATGCTGGGTTAACACCCTATAGGGCTGTTAAGAGAACCCTTAGTATTGCAAGGGAATATGCAGAGGCAGACGACTTCATAGTGGTTCCTGGCGTTGGAGGCCTCGGATCCTTCGGTGTTCAATATATAAATATCCTGGCGCCCCACCTAAACGTGATAGCAGTAGATGTGAGAGACGAGGCCCTCGAATTAGGCAACAAAGTCGCCAAGATATATGCCTCGATAAATGCTAAGAAAGAGAACCCAGTAGATGCCATAAAAAAGATCGTGGGTAGCAGGAAAGTCATAGCGATAGTGGATTTTGTGGGAACAGAGACGACAATATCTACATATATAGGCCTCCTATCCCCTGGAGGGGTATACACAGTAGTGGGTCTCGGTGGTGTGAAGGGGAGCTTCCCAATACAGGATCTAGTTGTTAATGAGATAACAATACAGGGAAGCCTATGGGGATCTATAGCAGATCTTAGAGAGGTGGTTGCACTAGCTAAAAAGAAGATGATAAACTATAGGGATCCTGTGACAAGGAGATGGAGGCTTGAGGAGATAAATGAGGCGCTTGAATATATGCATAAGAACCTACATATAGGGAGAATGCTTATCACACCCTAA